CGAGCAAGTTCAGCTCGCGACCTCGGCGAATTCTTTCTTCCTTGGATGCTAAACGGTTTCGATGCAGCCATTGGCTAGCTGGGAAAACTAAAATTTTGGAGATCGGTGGATAGGATAATGAAATCTTCAACATGCTATTCGATTTTCAGTCCACTTTTTCTATTTAACTTCGaacgaaaattctgaaaatattCTGGCATATGCTAGCTTCAACGACGGacatttgagaattttttcaaatttttgtctTGGCGAGGGGGATAGGTACAGCGAGAAAtccgattttcgattttcagtcCACTTTCCCTATTTAACTTCgaccgaaaattctgaaaatattCTGGCATATAGTAACTATATAGACGCATAggtgagaattttttcaaatttttcggaTGAAAATTCTAGTCTTTGCGAGAAGGATAGTTATAGGAAACACGAAGTTTAGACTTGTAGAGATAATGAGAATTGGGTGCACTGTCCGGCTATTCTAGGTTGTGCATTGATTACTGacgaaatttgaatttttgCAGCTTCTGCGGGACATCGACAAGTGGGGCATCGACATCTTCAGGATAGGCGAGCTGAGCAGCAACAGACCGCTGACCTGCGTCGCGTACACAGTCTTCCAGAGGCGAGACCTGCTCAAATCCCTGGCTATACCGCCGAAGACCTTTGTGACCTTCATGATGACCCTAGAGGATCATTACGTCAAGGACAATCCCTTCCACAATAGCCTCCACGCGGCCGACGTGACCCAATCCACCCACGCTCTGCTCAACACGCCCGCACTTGAGGTTAATATGTATTCATTGGCTGATCGCTCGTACACCGGCCACTTTCGCAACCCGAGCATGTCGAAAACAACCGGCGTAGCACAATAAACTCGGCGCCAATTACTTATCGGGTGAAGACTGTTAGCGTCTCGTTAGAACCGCTTAGCATTCTCGAGTTAGCACGCTGCGCGTCGGTAATTAATGTCCCCTTTTGCGAACGATTCGAGTGTTTTTAGCTAATTAGAGCCTTCGCGTTTCTTACAGTCCGTGTTCACGCCAGTGGAAATCACCGCAGCTCTATTCGCTGCCACCATTCACGACGTGGACCATCCTGGACTCACCAATCAGTTCCTCATCAATTCGAGTGAGTgtctaaattaattaaatatttttaaatcaaattttattagaaatcgTTGCTAACTTGTCTTCGCTTCAATCTCCTCAGGTTCCGAGCTCGCCTTGATGTACAATGACGAATCTGTTCTGGAGAATCACCACCTGGCGGTAGCGTTCAAGCTCCTCCAGAACGAGGGCTGCGACATATTCGTCAACATGACGAAGAAGCAACGCCAGACTGTCCGCAAGATGGTGATCGACATGGTCCTGTCGACGGACATGTCGAAACACATGTCCCTGTTGGCAGACCTGAAGACCATGGTGGAGACAAAGAAGGTGGCCGGGTCCGGTGTCCTCCTGTTAGACAACTACACGGACCGTATCCAAGTTTTGGAGAACCTGGTGCACTGCGCTGACCTGTCCAACCCCACGAAACCATTGCCCCTCTACCGACGATGGGTCAGTCTGCTGATGGAGGAGTTCTTCCTGCAAGGAGATCGCGAACGCGAACAAAACATGGACATCAGCCCGATGTGCGACCGGCTCAGCGCGACGATCGAGAAATCGCAGGTCGGCTTCATCGATTACATCGTCCATCCGCTGTGGGAGACTTGGGCAGACCTAGTGCACCCTGACGCACAGGATATTCTGGACACGCTCGAGGAGAACCGCGATTGGTACCAGTCCATGATCCCTCCGTCACCGCCGTCCGATGACCAACAACAGGGCAACGAACAACAGGCGGACAGGATACACTTCCAGGTGAGACTTTTGCCTCAAGCTGTTCAAGTTACATATCGAGTGCGCTATCTCCTCCACTCTTTTCTAAATCTGGTCCAAACTggaaaccagagttgggcagtaattaattacatcttcaattacgtgcgcaaaagtggactataattactagactgcggatctttatgcaaaataaaaatttcttgagtgactggagtgaaataggaatttattttcttccctattttGTTTAGtgagttggaaataatataatagtatgtgttcaaattttcctaatatttttggtattttaaattacacctactcatttttgtcataaatgcataaagtccgcagtctaataattacaataagaaatggttgaaatggttaaatggtccaaaacataaaaattagtggtttaaaagaacaattacactgaagtaattttTCGACtcgattacaattactgtaatcgttAAGCAATTGGAATTACTCCTTtaacaattactgtaatcgtaattgtggtccgcaataaAATAAAGtccgaaataaaattacaattatatgtaatcagtaattggtaattgcaattacttgtaatCAACATTTACGTGTAATCGTAATTTGTATTTCTGcacaatttcaaattacaataattggtaagtaattgtaattgtaattgaaattacattttgcccaactctgctgaaAGCCCTACCTAGGTGGATCCATATTGTTGGCCCTGCCTAGGTGGACCCATATTGGTAGCACTATCTAGAATTTTCCTGCGGCAGGAACGAACTGACCTCGCGTATTTCATGTTCTCCAGGTCACATTGGAAGAAGGTGACGAGTCCGGCGACATGACGGAGACCGGGGACACCGGTGAAGCAGCCGAACAGCCGGGCGGGGGCGGTGATCTGGATGAAAACGCCGCGGAGGCTGGGATGTGACGGAGGCTCGTGGGGATTTGCAGAAAGCTCCACGAGAAGGTGCAGCAGACCTGGTGGCGTGTGCGTCAGTGACACTTAGCTCGCTGCCGCCCGGCCGGGTCTCTTTGTGTCGACCTACTGACCTTTTGGCCAAGCTCCACTCCCTGGGACGGTGGAAGAGCGCGAGCCTTTTGTGGGAATGGCATGGGAACGAAGGGGCACGACGTCTGAGAGTCGCTGCTAGCTCAGAGGCCTCGACGAAGTGAGATTGAAGAAGGATCTTTTTCTGTTGCGTCGAAAGGAGAGACAgagcgaaagaaagaaagagaaaaagagcgcGCGCGATCGAGATCAAGAGAGAAAAGAAGATCGAAAGCATGAATGACGAAGAAAAACAATTGAAAGGGGTAGAAGTCGAGGAGGACACCCTCGTACGTTTTTTGGTGATCGATTTCTCTTCACTGACGCGGGTCCTCAGGAACGAGGAACGGTCCTGGCTTCGTCGCGCTTCGGCTGGCTCGAAGCGTGCCGAGAGAGCGTCGAGCGTGTGACTTCTCGGAGAGGTAAACCTGAATAAAATAtgcggaagaagaagaagaagaagaagaagaagaagaagagatgaGAAGATAAGGGAGCATCGTCGTTGTTACCATTGTCGCTTTTCTTTCCCCGTTGTTTTGTCGTTCGATCAGACGGGCCGCCAGTGGATGTCCCGAGCCTGAAAGGAGGTGACGAATCTCTTCAAGATGTACCTGCGCGAGAGACCATGGGTTTGACCATGAAGAAAAGAGGGTCCGGCACGTTCCAGACGAGGATGCAGGGGATCTGATCCTATCATTGGATCCGTACAGACATATCAATTTCGTGGCACGTGCTGCCGGCCAGTCGGTGTCTCCTCATCTTCCGACAAACCAGCTGGACCCTCGTCGAACCCTTGACGATGTTCGAAGGCTCTCGGTGAACACGGTTCACCGAACACCGTGGCAAACTAGTCAGAACAGTTCAGAAACGATTCaagaatagagagagagagagagagagagagatggcagAAGATCAAGAGGATGATGAAAACGAAGAAGAACACGAAGAAGAACATGAAGAATAGGAACACGAAGATGCTGGTCACTCGAAGAGGGCGAGACCGTTATATCGGATAATGGAGGATCGTTAGTATCGCGCTTCATGCTCATCCTTGGTTCTCCGATGATCAACCTAATCGTTAGAGGAACTAAGCCTATCCCTAATCGTAAGATTTCGTCATGCTCGCTGATTAGTCGTAGAGAAGGCAAGGAGGGCGTGCCGGAAGTGATCTCGCGCGTCCGTTACGGTGACACGAGCGTCGCGGATCGTTCGGATAAACGAGATTGCTATGCCGGGGACCGCGGAACGAGTTGAacgattaattttaatatagaaCCGCGCTAAAGGCTGGCCTTTCTCTTTCAGTTGTTCATATTAAAATTAACGTAGCCGCCGTTCAACACACACACAAAACACATGTGTAAacacactcgatcacacacgcgcatcgcaacatacacatacacatacacacacacacacaatacacacacacacacacacgcgatcGTTTTTAACCAAAGAGTAATGTTAGTCACACCGCACTCggcgaaaaaaatttctttgttaccatccgagaaacaataacaacaacaaacGAAAACAAACACATTTCTCCCGTGAGGAATCATCGCACGTTTCTGGCTTCTAGCGATGGTAGTATTTAGAGAATCATAATCCGTGACAAAGTGGAAAATTAATTAGGTAGAAACCTTGCAGCTCGATGTGTTTAAagagaaataagaaaaaaaaacatgCATTACGATGTGAAGATAAGCGACGAAAAAATACCCGAGGAAAAACTAAGAAGTACTCTCTCGCTTGGATGTCTGTGAATCGCTCAAattgcgacgacgacgaccgggACCGCCGACAGTTGGATGATTCCGGTGGTGATCGCGAGGGGGAGAGATCATTGTGCACAGTATTCGTCGGGTCCCGCTCGTCGGCCGCCAATTAACGTCGGGAACGCGTTTACGCTGTCTTTCCGGTGGGCCTGGCCGCTCTGTCGATTAtacaaaaacaaaaaagaaagaaaacaacaTGTGTTCGAAGCGTTGCGGGGGAAAATTGGCGACGAATAATTTGAAAAGCGGTTTTTCTTGCGAGTTCTCTGATTTTTGTGAACAGTCGAGGCACGTTTCCTCTTGTTTTCTATCGTTTTCTTTTTATACGaaatagaaaaaagaaacaGCGCTGTCATCGAGAGGAGACTTTTCTTTGTGTGTTGCGTCGAGAGGGGTTGTTGATTCGAGAGGAGGGGATCGAGGGACGCGGGATCGAGGCCCACTCGAGGGACAATGCGAAAATCTGTATCTGTGTCGTAGGCAGTGAATCTAGTGAATGTTTTTGGTGCTGGCCACCAAGCCTAGACTATAAGAGTATTACATAAGGCTACCGAGATTAGATATTAAGCAGATGATTAACTTAACGAACTTCTTAGAGCGTAAGCAACGAGGTAAAATGATAATTAAACGTTTAACCGAGACAGAAGAAGTGACAGTGACGTGACGCAGGCGTGCGGGGACGCTCTTTCGAAGGGGAGGACTTGTTTTTCTCTGCCCTGGGGTTAATTCCGGCGAAAAATTAATCAGGAGAAAGAAGTATTCGAATTGAAAACAGATCACAGATgcgaaattaataaataatcgaaGAGTGAAACGAAGTGGTAGGGAAGTTCTGATCGAGCGAGAACGACCGATCGAACgacgaaatcatttttctcctacacaCACCCTGTCAGCCTTTATATAGATTTTCGATGACTCCATTTTTCTCTCCACTCACACCCAACCACCATCCACATTGTTTCGTTTTTTCTTTCCTCGATGTTCGACTCCCGTAGCGAGGAGTAGTCTCATGCCTAATCTAACACAATGTTTTACAATGTATGACGATGCCAATGAATTCTACATGATGTGTGCTTGTTGTATATTTGACCACGATATGGCAATGGTGgcgacgatgacgatgacgactGGTCATTAACGTTGATGAGAGACGCTGATGGTTGCGAGAGACAAATAGAGAATAAAACAAAATACAACGTGTTTGATTGCTGGACAGTTAAATGAACATGTATTAATATCGTGTAACCCTCGTACGAGATGTATGTGtaataaaaacatatttattgtCGGAATCCACATTCTccatttattaccacgcttatattagctagccgagttgtcgttgttgtatgcgtcaaatcttgaaatcgaattttaaaccagttcccgatgagctagagacttgaaactttaaacatagctcagaaatgggtgacaatgcaatattaaaaaacaaattttaaaaaaaaaaactgtacaAGTTgcacatttttcgaaaaaattttaaaaacctcgaaaattaagttttgtattaggagaacatgatatcgaaggaagtatacgaaattcagtagtacaactcaacgacaagtcagacggccgaaaattttcagaaatctcgaaaattgaactttgtatcaggagaacaggatgtcgaaggaggtattcgaaatttagtagtgcaactcaacgaaaAGTATGACGGCCgataattttagaatttttagaaTTCTCACTATTTTCACAACACCatatcagtagtacaactcaaagACAACTCGGCCGCAATCTTTACATTTCTGAAATTTCGCCGATTTATTAGTAGGGTGGGGGTTTAAATAAATAGTCCATGATATTGGTATACAATAGatagatatttattatttattaaaattgtacaaGCTCTCTCTTGAATAATAAATCGCAGTAAAGATTTGTTAGTTACACACTGTTCAATAGAGTTTGCGTTAATGAATTGATTAGAGATGATTTTTTAAACTGTTGCTCATTTCTTGATCTTCGtgcaaatgattcttgccgtAACTGCCATAAGGCAGTGCTGGGCACGgttgggg
This window of the Lasioglossum baleicum chromosome 20, iyLasBale1, whole genome shotgun sequence genome carries:
- the Dnc gene encoding phosphodiesterase dunce isoform X13, with the protein product MGQDWCARRRKRSSSGCCPCGPRVHPSSSFEVENGASTLDGGAGGGGGASPSAGLNLQNMPPRRDSFIYRSDSDFETPPKSTSRNSSIASERFKDTELPVERAIFTDQYSHGEDLIVTPFAQILASLRSVRNNFVSLTNVPTNKSRRSNSAQGSSTPQPRILAPGEDNYQKLAVETMEELDWCLDQLETIQTHRSVSDMASLKFKRMLNKELSHFSESSKSGNQISEYICSTFLDKQQELDLPSLRIEDAVAAAGSADARAAKKKDRVQRGPAAMSHISGVKRPLTHTNSFTGERVPLYGVETPTEEELGLLLRDIDKWGIDIFRIGELSSNRPLTCVAYTVFQRRDLLKSLAIPPKTFVTFMMTLEDHYVKDNPFHNSLHAADVTQSTHALLNTPALESVFTPVEITAALFAATIHDVDHPGLTNQFLINSSSELALMYNDESVLENHHLAVAFKLLQNEGCDIFVNMTKKQRQTVRKMVIDMVLSTDMSKHMSLLADLKTMVETKKVAGSGVLLLDNYTDRIQVLENLVHCADLSNPTKPLPLYRRWVSLLMEEFFLQGDREREQNMDISPMCDRLSATIEKSQVGFIDYIVHPLWETWADLVHPDAQDILDTLEENRDWYQSMIPPSPPSDDQQQGNEQQADRIHFQVTLEEGDESGDMTETGDTGEAAEQPGGGGDLDENAAEAGM
- the Dnc gene encoding phosphodiesterase dunce isoform X9 — its product is MNDYAILVPHEVSSRLARRDSGTMRVTLPLTSFRRHSGCVSTLSKTKPHPKLVYVAVPFEVENGASTLDGGAGGGGGASPSAGLNLQNMPPRRDSFIYRSDSDFETPPKSTSRNSSIASERFKDTELPVERAIFTDQYSHGEDLIVTPFAQILASLRSVRNNFVSLTNVPTNKSRRSNSAQGSSTPQPRILAPGEDNYQKLAVETMEELDWCLDQLETIQTHRSVSDMASLKFKRMLNKELSHFSESSKSGNQISEYICSTFLDKQQELDLPSLRIEDAVAAAGSADARAAKKKDRVQRGPAAMSHISGVKRPLTHTNSFTGERVPLYGVETPTEEELGLLLRDIDKWGIDIFRIGELSSNRPLTCVAYTVFQRRDLLKSLAIPPKTFVTFMMTLEDHYVKDNPFHNSLHAADVTQSTHALLNTPALESVFTPVEITAALFAATIHDVDHPGLTNQFLINSSSELALMYNDESVLENHHLAVAFKLLQNEGCDIFVNMTKKQRQTVRKMVIDMVLSTDMSKHMSLLADLKTMVETKKVAGSGVLLLDNYTDRIQVLENLVHCADLSNPTKPLPLYRRWVSLLMEEFFLQGDREREQNMDISPMCDRLSATIEKSQVGFIDYIVHPLWETWADLVHPDAQDILDTLEENRDWYQSMIPPSPPSDDQQQGNEQQADRIHFQVTLEEGDESGDMTETGDTGEAAEQPGGGGDLDENAAEAGM